In a genomic window of Erinaceus europaeus chromosome 12, mEriEur2.1, whole genome shotgun sequence:
- the CCDC182 gene encoding coiled-coil domain-containing protein 182, whose protein sequence is MEPLYQAGSILMKVNTLQGKKMVESGLQSGDFSLPQSWTSCLQQPADLEILQQKVAGIQRELEDFKKEALKAIRCLEDAFCEMNGILAQQEEQAARVKQRLREEEDRGIVRNKVLTFLLPREKQLREQCKRLECMLLSRDPDVQALPRKPQTH, encoded by the coding sequence ATGGAACCACTCTATCAGGCTGGGTCCATTCTCATGAAGGTGAATACTTTACAAGGCAAGAAGATGGTGGAGAGTGGCCTCCAGTCTGGGGACTTttctctcccccagtcctggacctCCTGCCTCCAGCAACCTGCTGACTTGGAAATCTTGCAGCAGAAGGTGGCTGGGATACAGCGGGAGCTGGAGGACTTCAAGAAGGAGGCACTGAAGGCTATTCGGTGCCTGGAAGACGCCTTCTGTGAGATGAACGGGATCTTGGCGCAGCAGGAGGAGCAAGCAGCCCGGGTAAAGCAGCGGCTGCGGGAGGAAGAGGATCGGGGCATTGTGAGAAACAAGGTCCTCACCTTCCTGCTGCCTCGTGAGAAGCAGCTCCGGGAGCAGTGCAAGCGACTGGAGTGCATGCTGCTAAGCAGGGACCCAGATGTACAGGCTCTGCCCCGAAAGCCCCAGACACACTGA